The Naumovozyma dairenensis CBS 421 chromosome 1, complete genome genome includes a region encoding these proteins:
- the ILV1 gene encoding threonine ammonia-lyase ILV1 (similar to Saccharomyces cerevisiae ILV1 (YER086W); ancestral locus Anc_7.367) — protein MSSTMFIKPIPKLASKSNTLPKFILQLRQRSTLTPSLIKLHSDLKIDELQTDNTPDYVRLVLRSSVYDVIKESPVTAGVGLSSRLNTNVQLKREDLLPVFSFKLRGAYNMIAKLDDSQRNQGVIACSAGNHAQGVAFAAKHLNIPATIVMPVSTPSIKYQNVSRLGSQVVLYGNDFDEAKAECTKLAEERGLTNIPPFDHPYVIAGQGTVAMEILRQVHNANKIGAVFVPVGGGGLVAGVGAYLKRIAPHIKIIGVETHDAATLQTSLKHGRRTPLSVVGPFADGTSVRLIGEETFRVAQEVVDEVVLVNTDEICAAVKDVFEDTRSIVEPSGALSVAGMKKYITTLHPEIDHSKHTYVPILSGANMNFDRLRFVSERAVLGEGKEVFLLVTIPDIPGAFKKLQKVIHPRSVTEFSYRYNEHRHESSSEVPKAYIYTSFSVVDREKEIKQVIQQLHTLGFEAVDISDNEMAKSHGRYLVGGASKVPNERIVSFEFPERPGALTKFLSGLSESWNLTLFHYRNHGSDMGKVLTGISVPPRENLTFQKFLEDLGYSYCDETDNMVYQKLLKY, from the coding sequence ATGTCCAGTACAATGTTCATAAAACCAATTCCCAAATTGGCGTCCAAATCAAATACACTCCCCAAATTTATACTTCAACTACGTCAACGGTCTACTTTAACTCCATCCTTAATTAAACTCCATTCAGATCTGAAGATAGATGAATTACAAACAGACAATACCCCAGATTATGTAAGATTGGTACTGCGTTCCTCAGTCTACGACGTCATCAAAGAATCTCCAGTAACCGCAGGTGTCGGACTATCCTCCAGACTAAATACAAATgttcaattgaaaagagaAGACTTACTCCCTGTATTCTCATTTAAATTACGTGGTGCATATAACATGATTGCCAAACTAGACGATTCTCAAAGGAATCAAGGTGTCATTGCTTGTTCCGCAGGGAATCATGCTCAAGGTGTCGCTTTCGCAGCAAAACATCTAAACATCCCTGCAACTATCGTCATGCCTGTCTCTACTCCATCCATTAAATATCAAAACGTCTCAAGATTAGGATCTCAAGTCGTTCTTTATGGGAATGATTTCGACGAGGCAAAGGCAGAATGTACTAAATTGGCTGAAGAACGTGGATTGACTAATATCCCACCATTTGATCATCCTTACGTCATTGCTGGTCAAGGTACTGTCGCCATGGAAATCCTAAGACAAGTTCATAATGCCAACAAGATTGGTGCTGTATTTGTTCCTGTAGGTGGTGGTGGGTTAGTTGCCGGTGTCGGTGcttatttgaaaagaattgCCCCTCATATTAAGATTATCGGTGTGGAAACTCATGATGCTGCAACGTTACAAACTTCTTTGAAACATGGTAGAAGAACTCCATTATCTGTAGTGGGCCCATTTGCTGATGGTACCTCTGTTCGTTTAATTGGTGAAGAAACTTTCCGAGTTGCTCAAGAAGTGGTGGATGAAGTGGTCTTGGTTAACACTGATGAAATTTGTGCTGCTGTGAAGGATGTCTTTGAAGATACAAGAAGTATTGTGGAACCTTCTGGTGCCTTATCTGTAGCTGgtatgaaaaaatatattactaCTTTACATCCAGAAATCGATCACTCTAAACATACTTATGTCCCAATTCTTTCTGGTGCTAACATGAATTTCGATAGATTAAGATTTGTCTCCGAACGTGCTGTTCTTGGTGAAGGTAAAGAAGTTTTCCTCTTGGTTACCATCCCAGACATCCCAGGAgctttcaagaaattacaGAAAGTTATTCACCCAAGATCTGTCACCGAATTCTCTTACCGTTATAATGAACATCGTCATGAATCAAGTAGTGAAGTTCCAAAGGCATACATCTATACTTCATTCAGTGTTGTGGATCgtgaaaaagaaatcaaacAAGTTATTCAACAATTACATACTTTAGGTTTCGAAGCCGTTGATATTtctgataatgaaatgGCTAAATCCCATGGTAGATATCTAGTTGGTGGTGCATCGAAGGTACCAAATGAAAGAATTGTATCATTTGAGTTTCCTGAAAGACCAGGTGCGCTAACGAAATTCTTAAGCGGATTAAGTGAATCTTGGaatttaactttattcCATTACAGAAATCATGGTTCTGATATGGGTAAAGTCTTAACTGGTATTTCAGTACCACCAAGAGAAAACTTAACTTTCCAAAAGTTCCTGGAAGATTTAGGTTATTCCTATTGTGATGAAACAGATAACATGGTTTATCAAAAActattgaaatattaa
- the NDAI0A01820 gene encoding uncharacterized protein (similar to Saccharomyces cerevisiae MMR1 (YLR190W); ancestral locus Anc_7.366) encodes MKTRNFNPNNKRRQPKPEVLTPNQDKDNRQASLKQLFTEKPLISMLLAPSGSSDALRFKSTQFNALDQLRFKSNFAINAQTNTCSSVLKDLYLDPTNNLRMSILRKYIMEKVKQEKDEKNTKTNENTPLISKESKQGIQKIKSGKQPQKRQRRQEQQSDMNSNMLRPIDLNPLNNTCSTMNVKTDKLRSNRYSYLSSASTKCNDNDDDIYEYDYDDLYDIEVVKEHRNSTVLKLENLEDELLKVKEQTDYIIRLLDMDPILQSNNIIMEKLDNLEHKQDEYERKFIESQFKIVQNSIESCEELLSKFQFEDDEEYYYDCESISSLNVNSAKTKHRINRISSQDLDKLIETDSDELSDVNSAGVEKVVSNEELATVKNETQVEKEIDSIDSIVHDVERTKSTKNGIQLPSTSITPNPRRNSNINNFPVTINNNKNNNNSYSYSNSNIHIENGNDNSHKNGFNLNIQIVF; translated from the coding sequence ATGAAAACGAGGAACTTcaatccaaataataaaagaagacaGCCAAAACCAGAAGTACTGACACCAAATcaagataaagataatagGCAGGCTTCCTTGAAGCAACTATTTACGGAGAAACCATTGATTTCCATGTTATTAGCTCCATCGGGATCCTCGGATGCCTTACGATTTAAGAGTACTCAATTCAATGCACTTGATCAATTAAGATTTAAATCCAACTTTGCAATAAATGCTCAAACCAACACTTGTTCATCtgttttgaaagatttataTTTAGATCCTACTAACAACTTAAGAATGAGTATATTAAGGAAATATATTATGGAGAAGGTGAAGCAGGAAAAGgatgaaaaaaataccaaaacaaatgaaaatacacccttaatttcaaaagaaagTAAACAAGGaatacaaaaaattaaaagtgGCAAACAACCACAAAAAAGACAAAGGCGACAGGAACAACAATCTGATATGAACAGTAATATGTTAAGACCAATAGATTTAAACCCTTTAAACAATACTTGTAGTACTATGAATGTAAAAACAGATAAACTTCGGAGTAATCGTTATAGTTATCTATCATCTGCATCCACGAAATGCAACgacaatgatgatgatatatatgagtatgattatgatgatCTTTATGATATTGAAGTGGTTAAAGAACATAGAAATAGTACTGTACTCAAACTTGAAAATttggaagatgaattattaaaagtTAAAGAACAAACggattatataataagatTATTAGACATGGATCCAATTTTACAGTcaaacaatattattatggaaaaattagataacCTCGAACATAAGCaagatgaatatgaaagaAAGTTTATTGAATCACAATTTAAAATAGTTCAAAACTCAATTGAAAGTTGTGAAGAACTTCTATCGAAATTTCAATTCgaggatgatgaagaatattattatgattgtGAAAGTATTAGTTCCTTGAACGTAAACTCGGCAAAGACAAAACATCGGATTAATCGCATTTCTTCACAAGATttagataaattaataGAAACAGATAGCGATGAACTTAGTGATGTTAATAGTGCTGGTGTTGAAAAAGTTGTTTCTAATGAGGAACTTGCTACTGTAAAGAATGAAACTCAAGTGgagaaagaaattgataGTATAGATTCAATTGTCCATGATGTTGAACGAACTAAATCAACCAAAAATGGAATACAATTGCCATCTACTTCTATTACTCCCAACCCAAGGAGGAACAgcaatattaataattttccaGTGAcgataaataataataaaaataacaataattcatattcatattcaaattcaaatatacaCATCGAAAATGGTAACGATAATTCACATAAGAATGGAttcaatttaaatattcaaatagTCTTTTAA
- the DLD1 gene encoding D-lactate dehydrogenase (similar to Saccharomyces cerevisiae DLD1 (YDL174C); ancestral locus Anc_7.364) — MLGTPILRRNGYVLKKNLKCFSRSSTCRNLIYRNSSLQLLKNKRFYSTEQQRGVDNNDGSSTSSSWLSYFFTTTISATAGYLLATTFMIDNEKKLNKLEKSIIKNVEVTAKSTLPLTDLESPNYTHDEATEEMIMSKLKEILGNNPENYSIHPSELNAHSDTQFNTHHPNPNIRPKIILFPHSTEEISQILAFCNEYKVPIIPFSGGTSLEGHFLPTRANCLVTIDISKYMNNIIKLNQKDLDITVQGGVGWEDLNDYLADYGLMFGCDPGPGATISGAVANSCSGTNAQRYGTMKENVINMTVVLPDGTIVKTKGRPRKSSAGYNLNGLFTGSEGTLGIITEVTIKCHVISKFETVAVVSFPSIQDAASCASNVIQQGIQLNALELLDDNMMKLINKSGATTRSDWIEKPTMFFKIGGITQNIVNELVNELEKIAHENKCENFQFAKSDEEKVELWEARKVALWSVLDAGRTTDLHARVWTTDVAVPFSKFPEVIEKTKEELDESGLINAIAGHSGDGNFHSFIIYRNDEERAKCTKIVSNMVKRAIEAEGTCTGEHGVGIGKRDFVLQELGTEPVDLMRKIKLTIDPNRIMNPDKVFKTDPNEPEDDYI, encoded by the coding sequence ATGCTAGGAACTCCCATTCTAAGGAGGAATGGTTACGTCCttaagaaaaatttaaaatgtTTTTCAAGGTCATCAACTTGTAGAAATTTAATTTACAGAAACTCCTCTTTACAATTactgaaaaataaaaggtTTTACTCTACTGAGCAACAACGTGGAGTTGATAACAATGACGGatcatcaacttcttcCTCATGGTTGAGTTATTTCTTCACTACAACTATATCTGCCACCGCAGGTTACCTCCTAGCAACAACATTCATGATTGACAAtgagaagaaattaaacaaattaGAGAAATCAATAATTAAAAACGTTGAAGTGACAGCCAAATCTACATTGCCCCTAACCGATCTAGAATCGCCCAACTATACACACGATGAAGCTACCGAAGAAATGATAATGTCCAAACTAAAAGAAATCTTAGGTAACAATCCAGAAAATTACTCCATCCACCCCTCGGAATTGAATGCCCATTCAGACACTCAATTCAACACACATCATCCAAACCCAAACATTCGTCCTAAGATCATATTATTCCCTCATTCCACAGAAGAAATCTCTCAAATTTTAGCCTTTTGTAACGAATATAAAGTCCCCATCATACCATTCTCAGGTGGGACATCTTTAGAAGGTCATTTCCTCCCCACTCGTGCCAATTGTCTCGTCACTATCGACATATCCAAATATATGAACAACATAatcaaattgaatcaaaaaGATCTAGACATCACAGTACAAGGTGGTGTAGGATGGgaagatttgaatgattatTTGGCAGACTATGGTCTCATGTTTGGTTGTGATCCTGGTCCTGGTGCTACAATCTCTGGTGCTGTCGCTAACTCATGCTCAGGAACAAATGCTCAAAGATATGGGACtatgaaagaaaatgttATAAACATGACTGTTGTATTACCAGATGGAACTATAGTGAAGACTAAAGGTAGACCAAGGAAATCAAGTGCTGGGTATAATTTGAATGGATTGTTTACTGGTAGTGAAGGTACATTAGGGATCATTACTGAAGTTACTATTAAATGTCATGTTATATCGAAATTTGAGACTGTTGCGGTAGTTTCATTCCCAAGTATTCAAGATGCTGCATCTTGTGCTTCTAATGTTATACAACAAGGTATTCAATTGAATGCATTGGAATTATTGGATGATaatatgatgaaattgattaataaaTCTGGTGCTACCACTAGAAGTGATTGGATTGAAAAACCAACaatgtttttcaaaatagGTGGTATTACTCAAAATATTGTTAATGAACTagttaatgaattggaaaagatTGCTCATGAGAATAAATGtgaaaatttccaatttgcTAAatcagatgaagaaaaagtgGAATTATGGGAAGCTAGGAAAGTTGCCCTTTGGTCTGTCTTGGACGCGGGTAGAACCACTGATTTACATGCAAGAGTTTGGACTACAGATGTTGCAGTaccattttctaaattcccagaagttattgaaaagactaaagaagaattagatgaGTCAGGATTGATTAATGCAATTGCGGGACATTCTGGTGACGGTAATTTCCATTCATTTATCATCTATagaaatgatgaagagCGTGCAAAATGTACAAAAATAGTCTCTAATATGGTTAAAAGAGCCATTGAAGCAGAGGGAACATGTACAGGTGAACATGGTGTAGGTATCGGTAAGAGAGACTTTGTATTACAAGAATTGGGTACGGAACCGGTTGATTTAATGAGAAAGATTAAATTAACCATTGATCCTAATAGAATAATGAACCCAGATAAAGTTTTCAAGACCGATCCCAATGAGCCAGAAGATGATTATATATAA
- the AIM10 gene encoding putative proline--tRNA ligase AIM10 (similar to Saccharomyces cerevisiae YER087W; ancestral locus Anc_7.368): MMLNGQSMLKTSIYNPLFKRSIQIFQSKTLTRGTINNIPTQELLEQLGFIKKISSGLFHLLPLGLRTLKKIENVIHSRMNNDANGLEVSLSLLSSKELWEKTNRWQNDELFKLKDGKKNEFCLTATCEEDSTQLMRGFINSYKDLPVLVYQIGKKYRDEIRPRGGLLRGKEFIMKDGYSFAKNEQESIEIFNKMNEVYFNIFKDLNVPVVSAIADSGEMGGSLSKEFHLLHPSGEDTIYTCSSCSNVSTMEKCESFPQSDKEGQYDKDVSVRYGLSRDHSTLICYYFPQNRELNWNLARKAIDYDIDMFLSDTPNDKIVKIYKDSVEDIIFAKVVRVMDIRLSSRANFPDFPLTQYLKNNFSQIDEVSIVNAESEEICGSCGEGHLVGAKSVELGHTFNLGTKYSKPLSVTYMDKENNKGQLVHMGCYGIGVSRIIGAMSEMNRDEKGLRWSRNMSPYLVSICHNTPVKKRIGTDPNLNIEIEKLKKELELKIPELSNEILYEFNENIGLGSRIFLSESLGIPINIIIGPKNWPKVEVEMRNIPKYYNDNDGKDEKSFLAKYENLKDKYKWEIVRGENGEIKKHIIPSIYLPKAVKILLDFL; the protein is encoded by the coding sequence ATGATGCTGAATGGTCAATCGATGTTAAAAACATCAATTTACAATccattatttaaaagatcgattcaaatattccaGTCTAAAACGTTAACTAGAGGaacaattaataatattccgACACAAGAACTTCTAGAACAATTAGGGTTTATCAAGAAGATTTCTAGTGGACTTTTCCATTTGTTGCCCCTTGGACTTCGaactttgaagaagattgaaaatgttattCATTCGAGGATGAATAATGACGCAAATGGGTTAGAAGTTTCACTAAGTTTATTATCCTCCAAAGAATTATGGGAAAAGACAAATCGATGGCAGAATGATGAATTGTTTAAGCTGAAGGACGGGAAAAAGAATGAGTTTTGCCTTACTGCAACTTGCGAAGAAGATAGTACTCAGTTGATGAGGGGCTTCATTAACAGTTATAAGGATTTACCCGTTTTAGTCTACCAAATTGGTAAAAAATATCGAGATGAAATTAGGCCTCGAGGTGGATTATTACGTggtaaagaatttattatgaAAGATGGATATTCGTTTGCTaaaaatgaacaagaatcaattgaaatttttaacaAGATGAATGAGGtttattttaatatttttaaagatttaaatgTACCAGTAGTAAGTGCTATAGCTGATTCTGGTGAAATGGGTGGTAGTTTAAGTAAAGAATTCCATCTTTTACACCCGTCTGGAGAAGATACCATATATACTTGTAGTTCATGTTCAAACGTCTCAACGATGGAAAAATGCGAGTCCTTCCCACAGAGTGACAAGGAGGGACAATATGATAAGGATGTGAGTGTTAGATATGGGTTAAGTCGAGATCATTCAACGTTAATCTGTTATTATTTCCCCCAAAATAGAGAGTTGAATTGGAACTTAGCTAGGAAGGCCATTGATTATGATATAGATATGTTCCTGAGTGATACTCCTAATGATAAGATTGTTAAGATATACAAAGATAGTGTTGAAGATATAATTTTTGCCAAAGTTGTACGAGTAATGGATATACGACTTAGTTCTAGGGCCAATTTCCCTGATTTTCCCTTAACTCAATACTTAAAGAATAATTTTAGTCAAATTGATGAAGTATCCATTGTGAATGCTGAAAGTGAGGAAATATGTGGATCCTGTGGAGAAGGTCATTTGGTTGGTGCAAAAAGTGTTGAATTGGGGCACACTTTCAACTTGGGaacaaaatattcaaaaccTTTGAGCGTGACCTATATGGATAAGGAGAACAATAAAGGTCAACTTGTGCATATGGGTTGCTACGGTATTGGAGTTAGTAGAATAATAGGAGCCATGTCTGAAATGAATAGAGATGAAAAGGGGTTACGTTGGTCAAGAAATATGTCTCCATATCTCGTATCAATATGCCATAATACACCtgtaaagaaaagaattggTACTGATCCAAACTTAAacattgaaattgaaaaattaaaaaaagagctagaattgaaaataccAGAGTTATCAAATGAAATACTATATGAATTCAATGAGAATATTGGACTTGGAAGCCGAATTTTCTTATCTGAAAGTCTCGGGATACctattaatataataattggaCCAAAGAATTGGCCAAAAGTTGAAGTTGAGATGCGGAACATACCTAAATATTacaatgataatgatggtaaGGATGAGAAGTCCTTCCTTGCTAAATATGAAAACCTGAAggataaatataaatggGAAATAGTTAGAGGAGAGAATGGTGAGATAAAGAAGCATATAATTCCCTCTATATACCTCCCCAAAGCGGTCAAGATACTATTAGACTTTTTGTAA
- the PIN4 gene encoding Pin4p (similar to Saccharomyces cerevisiae PIN4 (YBL051C); ancestral locus Anc_7.370), with translation MNSTNTEQEDEASSPVISSSNIKITNVNINDTNYDKTYQTQCDEQTHESDQDASSKFIENNATINDNDNNNNSNNKDNDNDEVQNAEMGNTSSSLDDDIIPTAIVIKNIPFAIKREQLLDVLSRMDLPLPYAFNYHFDNGVFRGLAFANFTNTEETTAVIEGLNGKEIGGRKLRVEYKKMLPQAERERLEREKRGKRGQLEEQHNSTSNLSLSSMGKTSTNPLSTNQSSSQLFSTFMNGSQPHINGNTTANTSQQYHQQSQQQQQQQQQQPLLSAQNTANSYYQQQQQQQPQQQQQQQQHQQISTERYYAPLPSSSTMPLPPQQLDFNDPDTLEIFSQLLVFKHKEQMYHDLAYPIGLSATYKRIINVLCSYLHLSEVYDPSFIIIRRKVLDQASLQNHLQQQGQMTMMHPLQANSTGGSMNRSQSYTSLLQAHAAASVSAQVNHVPQSPLLNNSYNMSNSASNIVVPPAQPLTSVQQMQHKSKYSASSNQSSGTSLLLQSALQNAEQLGQQSPQSFINQPAVHRSSSRIPSGYSSNQLQMSMNSSNPLLRKAGVSPPTTQVQTNSNQQRLLQSFYSQPSHSSTQLYDQQYQQQQQQQQQPISQQHQHQQQQLNTNVNNTHLQHQHQQPQPQTVSQQQLLPQNTNGSLHSNYSVHSFHENAFGTNLEEGLTRSLSGLDLQSHNNANNNIANKKSLW, from the coding sequence ATGAATTCTACAAATACTGAGCAAGAGGACGAAGCCTCTTCTCCAGTCATTAGTTCTTCAAATATCAAGATTACTAATGTAAACATAAATGATACAAATTATGACAAGACTTACCAAACTCAATGTGATGAACAAACCCATGAAAGTGATCAAGATGCTTCTTCGAAGTTCATAGAGAACAACGCTacaattaatgataatgataataataataatagtaataataaagataatgataatgatgaagtaCAAAATGCCGAAATGGGAAATACATCCAGTTCTCTTGATGATGACATTATCCCAACTGCCATTGTCATTAAAAACATTCCATTCGCAATTAAAAGAGAACAATTATTAGACGTGTTGTCAAGAATGGATCTCCCATTACCTTATGCATTTAATTACCATTTCGACAATGGTGTGTTTCGAGGTTTAGCATTTGCCAATTTTACAAATACTGAAGAAACTACCGCAGTTATTGAAGGTTTAAACGGTAAAGAGATTGGAGGGAGAAAATTAAGAGtagaatataaaaaaatgttaCCTCAAGCAGAAAGAGAACGGTTAGAACGTGAAAAACGTGGTAAAAGAGGGCAATTGGAAGAACAGCACAATTCTACATCTAATTTATCCTTATCATCAATGGGCAAAACTTCCACTAATCCATTATCTACAAATCAATCTTCATCACAGTTGTTTTCCACATTTATGAACGGATCACAACCTCATATCAATGGTAATACCACTGCTAATACCTCCCAACAGTATCATCAACAATctcaacagcaacaacaacagcaacagcaacaaccattattatctgcACAGAATACTGCAAATTCGTATtatcaacaacagcagcagcaacaaccacaacaacaacagcagcagcaacaacacCAACAAATTTCAACAGAAAGGTATTATGCACCattaccatcatcatctacGATGCCATTACCACCTCAACAATTAGATTTCAATGACCCTGATACTTTGGAAATCTTTTCGCAGTTATTAGTCTTTAAGCATAAAGAACAAATGTATCACGACCTTGCTTATCCAATCGGATTGTCAGCAACATATAAGAGGATTATAAATGTTCTGTGCTCATATTTGCATTTAAGTGAAGTTTATGATCCTTCATTTATCATCATAAGAAGGAAAGTTTTAGATCAAGCAAGTTTACAAAACCatttacaacaacaaggtCAAATGACTATGATGCATCCATTACAAGCAAATTCTACCGGTGGTTCAATGAATAGATCTCAATCATATACAAGTTTACTTCAAGCCCATGCAGCTGCTTCTGTATCCGCCCAAGTTAATCATGTACCCCAATCACCACTTCTTAATAATAGTTATAACATGAGTAACAGTGCGTCAAATATCGTAGTACCACCAGCTCAGCCACTTACATCCGTCCAACAGATGCAACATAAATCTAAATATTCAGCCTCATCTAACCAATCTTCAGGAACTTCGTTGCTTCTCCAATCAGCCTTACAAAATGCAGAACAGTTAGGTCAACAATCACCACAATCATTTATCAATCAACCTGCAGTGCATAGGTCATCTTCAAGAATTCCATCCGGTTATTCTTCTAATCAATTACAGATGTCGatgaattcatcaaatcCATTGTTAAGGAAGGCGGGGGTATCTCCACCAACTACACAAGTACAAACAAATTCTAACCAACAAAGACTTTTACAATCTTTCTATTCACAACCATCACATTCATCGACTCAACTATATGATcaacaatatcaacaacaacagcaacagcaacagcaaccGATATCTCAACAGCACCAGCACCAGCAGCAACAATTAAACACTAACGTTAATAATACACATCTTCAACATCAACACCAACAACCACAGCCACAAACAGTTtctcaacaacaattattaCCACAAAATACAAACGGATCCCTACATTCGAATTATTCCGTTCATTCCTTCCATGAAAATGCATTTGGAACAAATCTTGAAGAAGGCTTGACAAGATCCTTGAGTGGTTTAGATTTACAATCACACAATAATGctaataacaatattgCAAACAAGAAATCACTATGGTAA
- the PAR32 gene encoding Par32p (similar to Saccharomyces cerevisiae YDL173W; ancestral locus Anc_7.362) — MSETILIRPTYNNRHNNINNNNNNNTKVTFDSKMVQNTNTNTNSNSNSNKYKVTFGRGGAGNIITSTSQPKPKIIRQGSETPNILQPIYSTGRGGAGNLKRNVDPKITRLAQDVDEDSEEENEIINIIKSRNSQLSNNNNNNNKNDLYTTDDEEDEDFIGSHHHHDKKSLDSEDFINNNELSKLESHLEDGINAVISNVKSHLSAVNSNSNVNNKKTKSNKRPKLKKVKTIEKVPPAVVIGRGGAGNIISPSSSSEKEKKLKKKIDNKNKNKNKGIWASVSSFFS, encoded by the coding sequence ATGTCAGAAACAATACTCATACGGCCAACCTATAATAATAGgcataataatatcaataataacaataataacaatacgAAGGTAACATTCGATTCAAAAATGGTACAGAATACGAATACGAatacaaattcaaattcaaattcaaataaatataaagtaACATTCGGTAGAGGAGGTGCAGGTAACATAATAACATCCACATCACAACCAAAACCAAAGATAATTAGACAAGGTTCAGAAACACCAAATATCCTCCAACCAATATATAGTACCGGTAGAGGTGGTGCTggtaatttgaaaagaaacgTGGATCCCAAGATTACAAGATTAGCTCAGgatgttgatgaagattctgaagaggaaaatgaaattataaatattattaaaagtAGGAATTCCCaattatctaataataataataataataataaaaatgatctATATACcacagatgatgaagaagatgaagatttcaTTGGtagtcatcatcatcatgatAAGAAAAGTCTAGATAGTgaagatttcattaataataatgagcTCTCGAAGTTGGAATCTCATTTAGAAGATGGGATAAATGCAGTGATCTCAAATGTAAAATCTCATCTAAGTGCAGtgaatagtaatagtaatgttaataataagaaaacgAAATCTAATAAGAGaccaaaattgaaaaaagttaaaactattgaaaaagttCCACCCGCTGTTGTAATAGGTAGAGGTGGTGCtggtaatattatttctccatcttcttcaagtgaaaaggaaaaaaaattgaagaaaaaaatagataataaaaataaaaataaaaataaaggaaTTTGGGCTTCAGTTTCAAGCTTTTTCTCATAA
- the NDAI0A01840 gene encoding uncharacterized protein produces MFFFFLLLFLLLFHGKHSKKPLMGVRHVGRTTGPAGQADGQMGTPDQFQFQFQFLVRGKPERRTNTPLATVLHCLSLCKVEKSLGVGTMTDRPTDPLTDRQTTGLPVCPSARLPACHSVSLSSSIYVHIIKIEKAKKKTVEFRTWRNWEGHQKGKEK; encoded by the coding sequence atgttcttcttcttcctgTTGTTGTTCCTGTTGTTGTTCCATGGGAAACATTCAAAGAAGCCTCTCATGGGAGTCAGGCATGTGGGTAGAACGACTGGGCCCGCTGGGCAGGCAGACGGGCAGATGGGGACGCCTGAccaattccaattccaattccaattcttgGTCAGGGGAAAACCAGAGAGAAGGACAAATACACCCTTGGCCACTGTACTACACTGTCTGTCTCTCTGCAAGGTGGAAAAAAGCCTTGGCGTTGGCACAATGACTGACCGACCGACTGACCCACTGACTGACCGACAGACTACCGGTCTGCCCGTCTGCCCGTCTGCTCGTCTACCCGCCTGCCACTCTGTCTCACTGAGTTCTTCAATTTATGTCcatataattaaaatagaaaaagcgaaaaagaaaactgTGGAATTTCGCACGTGGCGGAATTGGGAGGGTCACCAAAAGggaaaggaaaaataa
- the SBH2 gene encoding Arf family guanine nucleotide exchange factor SBH2 (similar to Saccharomyces cerevisiae SBH2 (YER019C-A) and SBH1 (YER087C-B); ancestral locus Anc_7.369): MSTAIPPGGQRTLQKRRQAQSIKEKQLKQTPTSTRAAGYGGSSANILKIFTDEADGLSVDPLVVMFLAVAFIFSVIALHVVVKVTGKVF; encoded by the coding sequence ATGTCTACTGCTATTCCTCCAGGTGGTCAGCGTACTCTACAAAAGAGAAGACAAGCTCAATCCATCAAGgaaaaacaattgaaacaaaCACCAACTTCCACCAGAGCTGCAGGTTACGGTGGGTCTTCTGCCAACATCTTGAAGATTTTCACTGATGAAGCTGACGGATTAAGTGTAGATCCCTTAGTCGTTATGTTCTTAGCTGTAGCTTTCATCTTTTCTGTTATCGCTTTACATGTCGTCGTCAAAGTCACTGGTAAAGTCTTTTAA